A segment of the uncultured Desulfobulbus sp. genome:
AGGCAACGATCGGGCGCCATTGTCTGGGAAGAGAACGTAGAAAGGGTGATCTTTGATCCATGGAAAGACAGAAAATAAATCCTGGGTAAATAGAGAACAACTCAACGAACTCATTGCTCTAGGGCAGAAGAGACTTCTTGATTGAGAATACTTTATCGTGGTTTGTAAGAACTGTGCGAATACGTGAGGCACTGGCAAATACAGGTTGCTGGATCCCTGCAGGTTGACAGCGACAATATAGGTCGAATGTCTCGAGCAGGGATCGTCCATCACGTCTGAAGGAAGGGTAGCGTGTTACCTAGATTCTTTCAAGTATTCTTCGGCGGGGAGGGCTGAGGTGAAGACGGCCAAATTTACTGAGCATTTTATAGTAAACACAATCGGGAACATATTCCCGGACAACCATTTCCCAGTCATCTGAACCCACCAGTCCTTTAACCAGCGATGAGCTGACTTCGACAAGGTGACGCGGCGACATCATGAACAGGGTTTGAACACGATTGTTCATGTTGCTGTTGACGTAGCGCATACCCCGTTCGTAGGTGTAATCCTTTTCGTTGCGGATACCACGTAGGATATAATCAACACCTATGGTTTCGGCGTATTTAACGAGGAATTTGTTTTCGAAATGAACAACTTCGATATTACGGTGGCGGGCGCAGATCTCTTCAAGCATCTGCATGCGTTCATCAAGGCTGAAAGTATATTTCTTTTGAGAATTTTGACCGACTGCGACGTAGAATTTGGAAAAGAGGCGGGCACCCTGTTCTATCATCCACAGGTGGCCGTTGGTAGGCGGGTCGTAACTTCCAGCGTAGATTCCTTTCATAGAAAATCCTGTAGTTTACGTTGTGGATGAAGGATGTCCGTTAACCGCCTAAAACTGGTTCAGCATTTTCATAAGATTCTATGGAAAAGTGGGGCATCCTCGGTCGAGCGAGCCCTTGGGATCCTGAAAAAAACAAAAATTCAAGATATCGAATGACTGGATCTGTCTCTGTGTGACTTCCCCTAAGGATCCTCTCTATCCATGGCAGGGGCACGATTGATCTGTCATCTGATGCAAAGCCCGTCGAGTGCTCGATAGCTATAGCAAATAGGTCTGTGACCCGTCAATATTATAATCTTATCTAGAACAATTAAGGATAAATTTATTGGCCTAATCATCCTCTGATTTACCCGTGCCAATTTGTATGCGGATGGGTTCGACTACGCCAACCTGCGTGGAGAAGTTTTTCAGCCCCTGCCGCATAATTTTGGTGATGGTTTGCCCTTTGGGTATGATAAGTACTCCGTTTTGGGCAACAATATCCTCGGCAGCGATCATACCTTCAGTGATTTGTTTAATGGACAGACTCAGTATTTGCTGTTGATCTTCGATGTTCAGTTCGTTGAGTACATCGAGTACTTCTGGGTTGTACGCATTTTTTTGTTTGCGCATCCACTCGCGCGTCTCGCGTGGGCTTAATCCACGAAAAATACATTGATCGAATTCCACCACCGCTTT
Coding sequences within it:
- the coaD gene encoding pantetheine-phosphate adenylyltransferase, whose protein sequence is MKGIYAGSYDPPTNGHLWMIEQGARLFSKFYVAVGQNSQKKYTFSLDERMQMLEEICARHRNIEVVHFENKFLVKYAETIGVDYILRGIRNEKDYTYERGMRYVNSNMNNRVQTLFMMSPRHLVEVSSSLVKGLVGSDDWEMVVREYVPDCVYYKMLSKFGRLHLSPPRRRILERI